A genome region from Streptomyces antimycoticus includes the following:
- a CDS encoding cytochrome P450: protein MTDTSTASAESVPLAPRAWPLLGHALPLLRDPLAFIMSLSGYREMVRVRLGPSSAVMICDPDLTRQVFLNDRTFDKGGPIYDRIREVIGDGLSTCAYPLHRRQRRLCQPSFHPTRLAGYGAVFARAAAAKAGSWRDGDVLDVTQEMMTLTTRATMETMFSGALPAETMQRCLADTAVIVSAFFRRMMTPALLRRLPTRQKRRYDDARTRLAATIAEIIAERRADPTDHADLLSTLVAAVDEESEDGRRQLNDAELADEALTFFLGGMETTAITLAWALHLLATNPDVQHRLKAETDRVLAGKKLDPAHLPSLGLASRVVTETLRLYPPAWMMTRVVREDAELGGVRFKGGSTIVLSPYLLHRRADLYDEPDRFDPDRWLDAQPDRATYIPFGAGARKCIGDQFALTEAILALTAIVERWELTPVGDQPFQPKVETSLSSRGLRLRLTERRPSGAGDAERSAAAPLSASVQPSTQPGAAACPVKHGK from the coding sequence ATGACAGACACGAGTACGGCCTCGGCCGAGTCGGTGCCGCTCGCCCCGCGGGCGTGGCCGCTGCTGGGCCACGCGCTGCCGCTGCTCCGTGATCCGCTGGCGTTCATCATGTCGCTGTCCGGATACCGCGAGATGGTCCGCGTCCGGCTCGGCCCGAGCTCCGCCGTGATGATTTGCGACCCCGACCTGACCCGGCAGGTGTTCCTCAACGACCGGACCTTCGACAAGGGCGGCCCGATCTACGACCGGATCCGCGAGGTGATCGGCGACGGCCTGTCCACCTGCGCCTACCCCCTGCACCGGCGGCAGCGCCGGCTGTGCCAGCCCTCGTTCCACCCGACCCGCCTCGCCGGGTACGGTGCGGTGTTCGCGCGGGCGGCCGCGGCCAAGGCGGGCTCCTGGCGGGACGGCGACGTCCTCGACGTCACCCAGGAGATGATGACGCTCACGACGCGGGCCACCATGGAGACGATGTTCAGCGGGGCGCTGCCGGCGGAGACCATGCAACGGTGCCTGGCCGACACCGCGGTGATCGTGAGCGCGTTCTTCCGCCGGATGATGACGCCGGCCCTGCTGCGGCGCCTGCCGACCCGGCAGAAGCGGCGCTACGACGACGCCCGCACCCGGCTGGCCGCCACCATCGCGGAGATCATCGCCGAGCGGCGGGCCGATCCCACCGACCACGCCGATCTGCTCTCCACGCTGGTCGCCGCGGTCGACGAGGAGAGCGAGGACGGCCGACGGCAGTTGAACGACGCCGAACTCGCCGACGAGGCCCTCACGTTCTTCCTCGGCGGCATGGAGACCACGGCCATCACCCTGGCCTGGGCGCTGCACCTGCTCGCGACGAACCCGGACGTCCAGCACCGTCTGAAGGCCGAGACCGACCGGGTCCTGGCGGGCAAGAAGCTCGACCCCGCGCATCTGCCCTCGCTCGGCCTGGCCTCCCGGGTGGTGACCGAGACGCTGCGGCTGTATCCGCCGGCCTGGATGATGACCCGTGTCGTCCGGGAGGACGCCGAACTGGGCGGCGTGCGGTTCAAGGGCGGCAGCACCATCGTGCTCAGCCCCTACCTTCTGCACCGCCGGGCCGACCTCTACGACGAGCCCGACCGGTTCGACCCGGACCGCTGGCTCGACGCCCAGCCCGACCGGGCCACCTACATCCCGTTCGGCGCCGGTGCCCGCAAGTGCATCGGGGACCAGTTCGCCCTCACCGAGGCCATCCTGGCGCTGACCGCCATCGTCGAGCGCTGGGAGCTGACCCCGGTCGGCGACCAGCCGTTCCAGCCCAAGGTGGAAACCAGCCTGAGTTCACGGGGACTGCGCCTGCGGCTCACCGAGCGGCGGCCCTCCGGCGCCGGCGACGCGGAACGGAGCGCCGCCGCACCGCTGTCCGCCTCCGTCCAGCCGTCCACCCAGCCGGGCGCCGCCGCCTGCCCGGTGAAGCACGGGAAGTGA
- a CDS encoding aromatic ring-hydroxylating oxygenase subunit alpha — MRPHLKPLVKQLLGSREISLHAAEPADTLHAASRPYPNGWFCLAFSDELRAGSLTTRRLAGAEVVLYRTAKGVLRAVRPQCPHLGAHLGVGGSVEGEDIVCPFHRFAFDPSGACVRTGYDQPPPKASLTQYPVCEANGAVYVWWHALGMPPQWDVPLFPMDARQPFSHATFDIAGHPQDVIENAFDWGHLPALHGLEEVDIEGLPVTGEPVSTVTATARNTMMRGFHQSYTLTVIGLATIAARTVLPAGAGSLYVMLHATPTAPGRMQVRFGTKLELNGLPGVPDWLGRPAVMPVARLLSEVLQRVGSVDTGADLLMWHHQEHVARPRLAKGDGPIGRYRQWAQQFYTEPSGDLVPPRPERSEVSRSEE; from the coding sequence ATGAGGCCTCACCTCAAGCCCCTGGTGAAGCAGTTGCTCGGCTCCCGGGAGATCAGCCTGCACGCCGCGGAGCCGGCCGACACCCTGCACGCTGCCTCACGGCCCTACCCGAACGGGTGGTTCTGCCTGGCCTTCAGCGACGAGCTGCGGGCCGGGTCCCTCACCACCCGGCGGCTCGCGGGCGCCGAGGTCGTCCTCTACCGGACGGCCAAGGGCGTGCTGCGGGCGGTCCGGCCCCAGTGCCCGCACCTCGGAGCCCATCTCGGCGTCGGCGGATCGGTCGAGGGCGAGGACATCGTCTGCCCCTTCCACCGGTTCGCGTTCGACCCGTCCGGTGCCTGTGTGCGCACGGGCTACGACCAGCCGCCGCCGAAGGCGTCGCTCACGCAGTACCCGGTATGCGAGGCCAACGGCGCGGTCTATGTGTGGTGGCACGCCCTCGGCATGCCCCCGCAGTGGGACGTCCCGCTCTTCCCGATGGACGCCCGGCAGCCGTTCAGCCACGCCACGTTCGACATCGCCGGTCACCCGCAGGACGTCATCGAGAACGCCTTCGACTGGGGCCATCTGCCGGCCCTGCACGGTCTGGAGGAGGTCGACATCGAGGGCCTGCCGGTGACGGGGGAACCGGTCAGCACGGTCACCGCGACCGCGCGCAACACGATGATGCGTGGGTTCCACCAGTCCTACACGCTCACGGTGATCGGACTGGCCACCATCGCGGCACGGACGGTCCTGCCCGCGGGTGCGGGAAGCCTCTATGTGATGCTCCACGCGACCCCGACCGCCCCGGGGCGGATGCAGGTCCGCTTCGGCACGAAGCTGGAGCTGAACGGACTCCCGGGGGTGCCGGACTGGCTGGGGCGCCCGGCGGTGATGCCCGTGGCCCGGCTGCTCAGCGAAGTCCTGCAACGGGTGGGCAGTGTCGACACCGGCGCGGACCTGCTGATGTGGCACCACCAGGAGCACGTCGCGCGCCCCCGGCTCGCCAAGGGCGACGGTCCGATCGGCCGGTACCGGCAGTGGGCGCAGCAGTTCTACACGGAACCCTCGGGCGATCTGGTCCCCCCGCGGCCCGAGCGCTCCGAGGTGAGCCGTTCGGAGGAGTGA
- a CDS encoding acyl carrier protein, with the protein MAMPSDRAVPEPLGDPGDIETELLHHLELRTGKTWSADADVFGSGGLSSLFAMELVVHLEQTYGIAVRGADLQMDNFRTARSMAALVGRLRRPAVGGSGA; encoded by the coding sequence ATGGCCATGCCATCAGACCGGGCGGTTCCGGAGCCCCTGGGCGACCCGGGCGACATCGAGACGGAACTGCTGCACCACCTCGAACTGCGGACCGGGAAAACCTGGTCTGCCGACGCGGATGTCTTCGGCTCCGGCGGGCTGTCCTCGCTCTTCGCCATGGAGCTGGTGGTGCACCTGGAGCAGACGTACGGCATCGCCGTGCGCGGCGCGGATCTCCAGATGGACAACTTCAGGACCGCGCGGAGCATGGCCGCGCTGGTCGGTCGCCTCCGGCGGCCGGCCGTGGGCGGCTCCGGCGCGTGA
- a CDS encoding 3-oxoacyl-[acyl-carrier-protein] synthase III C-terminal domain-containing protein: MTAEETAVLWQDITIAGTGSWIPPIRQKHEPWDKPVDNGPPSLVALNGFTSAAVSTDSTPSQMAARAGLKALRHADVTGADLSLLVHANFQDEDHYAPSAYLLRVLGGPDTNAIELGAASDGGGAALVTAAEHLTAKPVAKAALVTAGVRFRPERWGHVSEMGHLAGDSGAAAVLTRGTGFARLLATDQAAQPQLEVLTRARTAPDGSGRPLLVEETGFMPYIDALRQSTRRCVETVLEETGVRPEGIARVLPIAIGSEVLDLLLGGAPLGLRAADTSWTFGRHLGHCGPCDVLLALDREFRSGTLRAGERVLVVSFGLGFRWTTALLEITRDPVTAVSAGHSTKK; encoded by the coding sequence GTGACAGCCGAGGAGACAGCAGTGTTGTGGCAGGACATCACGATCGCCGGGACCGGTTCCTGGATACCGCCGATCCGGCAGAAACACGAGCCGTGGGACAAGCCGGTGGACAACGGGCCGCCCTCCCTGGTCGCGCTCAACGGATTCACCTCGGCCGCCGTCTCCACGGACAGCACGCCGTCACAGATGGCCGCCCGCGCCGGCCTGAAGGCACTGCGCCACGCGGACGTCACGGGCGCCGACCTGAGCCTGCTGGTGCACGCCAACTTCCAGGACGAGGACCACTACGCGCCCTCCGCCTATCTGCTGCGGGTGCTCGGCGGGCCGGACACCAACGCGATCGAGCTGGGCGCCGCCAGCGACGGCGGGGGAGCCGCGCTGGTCACCGCGGCCGAACACCTCACCGCCAAACCGGTAGCGAAGGCCGCGCTGGTGACCGCCGGTGTCCGGTTCCGGCCCGAGCGGTGGGGCCACGTCTCGGAGATGGGGCATCTGGCCGGCGACTCCGGCGCCGCCGCCGTCCTCACCCGGGGGACGGGCTTCGCACGGCTGCTGGCGACCGATCAGGCCGCGCAGCCGCAGCTGGAGGTGCTGACCCGGGCCCGGACGGCGCCCGACGGCAGCGGCCGGCCGCTCCTCGTCGAGGAGACCGGATTCATGCCGTACATCGACGCGCTGCGGCAGTCCACGCGCCGCTGTGTCGAGACCGTCCTCGAGGAGACCGGCGTCCGCCCGGAGGGCATCGCGCGTGTGCTGCCCATCGCGATCGGGTCGGAGGTGCTCGACCTGCTGCTCGGCGGTGCGCCGCTGGGCCTGCGGGCCGCCGACACCAGCTGGACCTTCGGCCGGCACCTCGGCCACTGCGGACCGTGTGACGTCCTGCTCGCGCTCGACCGGGAGTTCCGCTCCGGCACGCTGCGGGCCGGAGAACGGGTCCTCGTCGTGAGTTTCGGGCTCGGCTTCCGCTGGACCACCGCGCTGCTGGAGATCACCCGCGATCCCGTCACCGCGGTGTCGGCCGGCCACTCAACGAAGAAGTGA
- a CDS encoding class I SAM-dependent methyltransferase, whose translation MDRVSDMPEILAQPADPARVNDYDSFAEAYSAETENSLVNAYYARPAMLALAGDVAGRRVLDAGCGSGPLSAALRERGAVVTGIDASAGMLALARRRLGDDVALHLADLGDPLPFADGEFDDVVASLVLHYLEDWGPTLAEMRRVLRPGGRLIASVDHPFVAYTFQESLPDYFATTSYTFDWALNGQSFPMRFWRKPLHAMTGTFTSAGFRVAVISEPQPDPAARELFPDGFHDLSTKPTFLFFVVEVPPSAAGSDE comes from the coding sequence ATGGACCGAGTGAGCGACATGCCCGAGATTCTCGCCCAGCCCGCGGATCCGGCCCGGGTGAATGACTACGACAGCTTCGCCGAGGCGTACTCGGCGGAAACCGAGAACAGCCTCGTGAACGCCTACTACGCGCGGCCCGCGATGTTAGCCCTCGCCGGAGACGTGGCCGGTCGCCGGGTGCTGGACGCCGGCTGCGGCTCGGGGCCGCTGTCCGCCGCGCTGCGCGAGCGCGGTGCCGTCGTCACCGGGATCGACGCCAGTGCCGGCATGCTGGCACTGGCCAGGCGGCGGCTGGGTGACGACGTGGCCTTGCACCTGGCCGACCTGGGCGACCCCCTGCCGTTCGCCGACGGGGAGTTCGACGACGTGGTCGCGTCGCTGGTGCTGCACTATCTGGAGGACTGGGGGCCGACACTGGCCGAGATGCGGCGCGTACTCAGGCCCGGCGGCCGGCTGATCGCGTCGGTGGACCACCCTTTCGTGGCTTACACGTTCCAGGAATCTCTGCCCGACTATTTCGCGACCACCAGCTATACCTTCGACTGGGCGTTGAACGGGCAGTCGTTCCCGATGAGGTTCTGGCGCAAGCCGTTGCACGCGATGACCGGTACCTTCACCAGCGCCGGCTTCCGCGTTGCCGTCATCAGCGAGCCGCAGCCCGATCCGGCCGCCCGTGAACTGTTCCCCGACGGCTTTCATGACCTTTCGACCAAACCCACCTTCCTGTTCTTCGTCGTCGAGGTGCCGCCGTCGGCTGCCGGCTCGGACGAGTAG